The following coding sequences are from one Novosphingobium sp. KACC 22771 window:
- a CDS encoding UrcA family protein, with the protein MSIFQTPALNTAAAFSFFATAALGLATFTFVMPAHAAAPVATSANATQSVPVTFEKLGGELPTIRVSYADLDLNSEQGRHVLNKRLAAAANMVCDEMSDLPDRLKARALYETCREEALDKAATHLAAKLKERKLAQR; encoded by the coding sequence ATGTCCATCTTCCAGACCCCCGCCCTGAACACCGCCGCCGCTTTCAGCTTTTTCGCCACTGCTGCGCTGGGCCTTGCCACCTTCACTTTCGTCATGCCCGCCCATGCCGCTGCGCCCGTCGCCACCTCGGCCAACGCAACGCAGTCGGTTCCGGTGACCTTTGAAAAGCTGGGCGGCGAGCTGCCGACCATCCGCGTGTCCTATGCCGACCTCGATCTGAACAGCGAGCAGGGCCGCCATGTGCTGAACAAGCGCCTTGCGGCCGCCGCCAACATGGTGTGCGACGAAATGTCGGATCTGCCCGATCGGCTCAAGGCCCGCGCCCTGTATGAAACCTGCCGCGAAGAGGCGCTGGACAAGGCCGCTACCCATCTGGCCGCCAAGCTGAAGGAGCGCAAGCTGGCCCAGCGCTGA